From the genome of Planctomycetota bacterium:
TGCGTACCATGGCGAGTCCGGCTCCGTCAACCGGTGCGGCGCACGCCGCGGCCCGGGAAACCTAAAGGGGTCCGGCCCCCGTCCCCGGGCCGTTACAGTTCTTCGTCGCTGGTTTCGATGGCGCTGGTGGCACGCCATCGTTTCAGGTGATCCAGAAAAATGCCGGTCCCGCGGGCGACGACGGTCATGGGATCGTCGGCCACGCGGACCTTGAGCCCCGTGGCCTGGGACATGACAACGTCGAGCCCCCTCAGAAGCGCCCCGCCGCCGCACAGGCAGATGCCGTTATGGACGAGGTCGGCGGAGAGTTCCGGCTCGGTGCGTTCGAGGGTGCGCTTGATGGTTTCGATCATGGCCTGGATGGGCTCGGCAAGGGCTTCGCGAATTTCCTGGCTCGTGACGACGGTGGTGCGGGGAAGCCCGGCGATGAGGTCCCGTCCGCCGACTTCCATCTCGCTCTCCTCGCCGACGGGGCAGGCGCTGCCGATCGCGATCTTGATGCGTTCGGCCGTCTGTTCGCCGATCAGGAGGCTGTAGGTCCGCTTCATGTATTCGATGATGGCGGCGTCGAGGTCGTCGCCGGCGACGCGGATCGATTCGGAGCAGACGATGTCCGCCAGGCTGATGACGGCGACTTCAGTCGTCCCGCCGCCGACGTCCACCACCATGCTGGCGGTCGGCTCCTCGATGGGGAGGCCGGCGCCGATCGCGGCCGCCATCGGTTCCTGGATGAGATAGACCTTCCGGGCGCCGGCGCGATGGGCGCTGGAAAGGACCGCCCGTTTCTCGACGGCCGTGATCCCAGAGGGGATGGCGATGACGACCCGCGGGCGGATGAGTCTCCGCCGGCCGTGAACGCGGCGGATGAAATAACTGAGCATCGCCTCGGTGATGTCGAAATCGGCGATGACGCCGTCACGCAGCGGGCGGATCGCCTGGATGGAGGGAGGCGCCTTGCCGAGCATCCTTTTGGCCATCTCCCCGACCGCCATGCCGTCGAGCATCACCTTGCCGGTGTCTCTGTGCACGGCGACGACGGAAGGTTCGCACAGAACGATCCCCTGGCCGCGGACGTACACGAGGGTCGTGGCGGTGCCCAGGTCGATGCCGATGTCGTAGGAGAACAGACCGATGAGACGGTCGAAGATCATGACAGTCCCCGAAATGGCGATTGCATCTTCCGGTACCGACCTCGGCCGACGGGCGTTTTACGGGCTGGCGGGAGCCGGCGCCGGTTCCTCAACGGGAGCCGGTTCGCCGGCGGGGGCCGGGGCGCCGCCCGCAGTTCCCTGCGGCCATTGTTCGAGCGCCTTCTGCATCTGGTCCAGTTCCCCCCCCGCCGCCGCCTGTTTGCTCTTCGCGTCCTCCAGGTCGCGCCGACTCTGCTCGCCCGCCGATCCCAAAGGCAGGATCGAGCCGTAACGGCCCTGGAGCGTGATACAAGTCATCACGAGCGCCGTGACGAGGGCAAGCGCCCCCAGCAGCAACAGCACCGTGTAAACGTTGCTGAGGGGCTGCGCGGCAACGCGGACCCCGCTGGCACTACTCGACGAAGCGATTCGTGACATGGCTTTCCTTCTCCACGGTACCGCGGATAATGCTCAGTTGCCCGGCGGCGCTATCGTGGGCAACCTTGTCAACCGTCAGCGTGGCCAAGTACTTGTCGTGCGCCTTGTCATAGACGTAGAACTTCATCCCCTTGACCACCCCGTCATCCGACCCGAGGCTGATCTGGACGACCCCGGCCGCGAGATTCACGTCCGTGACGAGGCCTTCGAG
Proteins encoded in this window:
- a CDS encoding rod shape-determining protein → MIFDRLIGLFSYDIGIDLGTATTLVYVRGQGIVLCEPSVVAVHRDTGKVMLDGMAVGEMAKRMLGKAPPSIQAIRPLRDGVIADFDITEAMLSYFIRRVHGRRRLIRPRVVIAIPSGITAVEKRAVLSSAHRAGARKVYLIQEPMAAAIGAGLPIEEPTASMVVDVGGGTTEVAVISLADIVCSESIRVAGDDLDAAIIEYMKRTYSLLIGEQTAERIKIAIGSACPVGEESEMEVGGRDLIAGLPRTTVVTSQEIREALAEPIQAMIETIKRTLERTEPELSADLVHNGICLCGGGALLRGLDVVMSQATGLKVRVADDPMTVVARGTGIFLDHLKRWRATSAIETSDEEL